A window of the Streptomyces sp. JB150 genome harbors these coding sequences:
- a CDS encoding TerD family protein encodes MTAELVRGQNHPLSQARLEIRVSAATPVVAAATLGDENGKVHGAEGVVHPGAPTLPGLEVSRQAAAAHRLAVDLDAMPDTVHRVTVLLALPAGTPGGPVRFGAVAAPSVAVTGLDGEEIATFTLTGLEAETAVVALELYRRQGAWKVRAVGQGYAGGLAALFADQSLPEAHRLAAAVDEAVARGAARSIAAPPPRTADSDRTRQTHAPALGPDPSGSPYGTQSPQSTTGPTPGPAADPAPADPSGLTQRTAPTTGSIAGPTESTGSTAGPTSASTAGSAGTTTGGPIDYHHPRRRTTAPPPPPPAAPPAAPGQPARPVAGDATGWTMDERLYNQVWGMFEDLARTTAAFRSAVDFADSRMEKELEQVLSDPRSRIGGQADAAREAARAKHAQLVDQARQALDRDVAQLTAEAAVVEPALPPAYARWDNPVWHGYRVPMELPMALRLGDLHLSECAQLRIPMLVRLPLERGLWIDSGRTGALDGPFAGAHDTRRMAMESAVAHVARLLAVHPAGEFTVYVIDPAGSGAQALAPLVQTGVLAAPPALGAAGVAEVLAKLTQRVDLVQMAVRGGAADALPPDLDTAQHLLVVNDFPHGFDDRAVTQLRYLADEGPSVGVHLMMVADREDAAAYGPLLDPLWRSLLRLTPVPDDHLADPWVGHAWTYEPSLVPPGSQVLQQVLTQVAAARRAWRR; translated from the coding sequence ATGACGGCCGAGCTGGTGCGGGGGCAGAACCACCCGCTCTCCCAGGCTCGTCTCGAGATCAGGGTCTCGGCCGCCACGCCGGTCGTGGCCGCGGCGACACTCGGCGACGAGAACGGAAAGGTCCACGGCGCCGAGGGGGTCGTCCACCCGGGCGCCCCCACCCTGCCCGGCCTGGAGGTCTCCCGGCAGGCGGCCGCCGCCCACCGTCTCGCGGTGGACCTGGACGCCATGCCGGACACCGTGCACCGGGTCACCGTGCTGCTCGCCCTGCCCGCCGGCACCCCGGGCGGCCCCGTCCGCTTCGGTGCCGTCGCCGCGCCCTCCGTCGCCGTCACCGGACTCGACGGCGAGGAGATCGCCACCTTCACCCTCACCGGCCTGGAGGCCGAGACGGCCGTCGTCGCCCTGGAGCTCTACCGCCGGCAGGGCGCGTGGAAGGTGCGCGCCGTCGGCCAGGGCTACGCGGGCGGCCTGGCCGCGCTCTTCGCCGACCAGAGCCTGCCCGAGGCCCACCGGCTCGCCGCCGCCGTCGACGAGGCGGTGGCGCGGGGCGCGGCCCGCTCGATCGCCGCGCCCCCGCCGCGTACGGCGGACTCCGACCGGACCCGGCAGACCCACGCCCCCGCCCTCGGTCCCGACCCGAGCGGGTCGCCCTACGGCACGCAGAGCCCGCAGAGCACCACCGGCCCCACGCCCGGCCCCGCCGCCGACCCGGCACCGGCCGACCCGTCCGGCCTCACCCAGCGGACCGCGCCCACCACCGGGTCCATCGCCGGACCCACCGAATCCACCGGATCCACCGCCGGACCCACATCCGCGTCCACCGCCGGATCCGCAGGGACCACCACCGGCGGCCCGATCGACTACCACCATCCCCGCCGGCGTACCACCGCCCCGCCCCCGCCCCCGCCGGCCGCGCCTCCGGCGGCGCCCGGCCAGCCCGCGCGACCCGTCGCGGGCGACGCGACCGGCTGGACGATGGACGAGCGGCTCTACAACCAGGTGTGGGGCATGTTCGAGGACCTGGCCCGCACCACGGCCGCCTTCCGCAGCGCCGTCGACTTCGCCGACTCGCGCATGGAGAAGGAGCTGGAACAGGTCCTCTCCGACCCGCGCAGCCGGATCGGCGGGCAGGCCGACGCCGCCCGCGAGGCGGCCCGCGCCAAGCACGCCCAGCTCGTCGACCAGGCCCGCCAGGCCCTCGACCGGGACGTCGCCCAGCTCACCGCCGAGGCGGCCGTCGTCGAACCCGCGCTGCCGCCCGCGTACGCCCGCTGGGACAACCCCGTCTGGCACGGCTACCGGGTCCCCATGGAACTGCCGATGGCCCTGCGCCTCGGTGACCTGCACCTGTCCGAATGCGCCCAGCTGCGCATACCCATGCTGGTCCGGCTGCCGCTGGAGCGCGGCCTGTGGATCGACAGCGGCCGGACGGGCGCGCTCGACGGCCCGTTCGCCGGCGCCCACGACACGCGCCGCATGGCGATGGAGTCGGCGGTCGCGCACGTGGCCCGGCTGCTCGCCGTCCACCCGGCGGGCGAGTTCACCGTCTACGTCATCGACCCGGCCGGGAGCGGCGCCCAGGCGCTGGCACCGCTGGTGCAGACCGGTGTGCTCGCGGCGCCGCCCGCCCTGGGCGCCGCCGGGGTGGCGGAGGTCCTGGCCAAGCTGACCCAGCGGGTCGACCTGGTGCAGATGGCCGTCCGCGGTGGCGCCGCCGACGCCCTCCCGCCGGACCTCGACACCGCCCAGCACCTGCTCGTCGTCAACGACTTCCCGCACGGCTTCGACGACCGGGCCGTCACCCAGCTGCGCTACCTTGCGGACGAGGGCCCCTCCGTCGGCGTCCACCTGATGATGGTCGCCGACCGCGAGGACGCCGCGGCCTACGGCCCGCTGCTCGATCCGCTGTGGCGTTCGCTGCTGCGGCTGACCCCGGTGCCGGACGACCACCTCGCCGACCCGTGGGTCGGACACGCCTGGACCTACGAGCCGTCGCTGGTGCCGCCCGGCAGTCAGGTGCTGCAGCAGGTCCTCACCCAGGTCGCGGCGGCCCGCCGCGCCTGGCGCCGATGA
- a CDS encoding TerD family protein, whose translation MTVNMTKGQAISLQKNDGGSLTAVRMGLGWQAAPRRGLFGSRTREIDLDASAVLFADKQPVDVVFFRHLVSDDGSVRHTGDNLVGGVGQGGDDEAILVDLQRLPVHIDQIVFTVNSFTGQTFQEVQNAFCRLVDETNGQELARYTLAGGGAYTAQIMAKVHRAGTGWSMTALGAPANGRTFQDLMPSILPLL comes from the coding sequence GTGACCGTCAACATGACCAAGGGTCAGGCCATCAGTCTGCAGAAGAACGACGGCGGCAGCCTGACCGCGGTGCGCATGGGTCTCGGCTGGCAGGCGGCCCCGCGGCGTGGCCTGTTCGGCTCGCGCACCCGCGAGATCGACCTCGACGCCTCCGCCGTGCTGTTCGCGGACAAGCAGCCGGTCGACGTCGTCTTCTTCCGCCACCTGGTGAGCGACGACGGCTCCGTGCGCCACACCGGCGACAACCTCGTCGGCGGCGTCGGCCAGGGCGGCGACGACGAGGCGATCCTCGTCGACCTCCAGCGCCTGCCGGTCCACATCGACCAGATCGTCTTCACCGTGAACTCCTTCACGGGGCAGACCTTCCAGGAGGTGCAGAACGCGTTCTGCCGCCTGGTCGACGAGACCAACGGCCAGGAGCTGGCCCGCTACACCCTCGCGGGCGGCGGCGCCTACACGGCCCAGATCATGGCGAAGGTGCACCGCGCGGGCACCGGCTGGTCGATGACCGCCCTCGGCGCCCCGGCCAACGGCCGTACCTTCCAGGACCTGATGCCGTCCATCCTGCCGCTGCTCTGA
- a CDS encoding MHYT domain-containing protein — MQGTVDGFSYGLVTPLVAYLMACLGGALGLRCTTRSMLVAGSWRSGWLALGSAAIGSGIWTMHFVAMMGFTVEEAPIHYDKPITYASLGVAIVMVGIGIFIVGYRGATGTALFTGGTITGLGIASMHYLGMAGMRLNGQLEYNTLTVAASVVIAMAAATAALWAAGQVRGFLWSIGASLVMGLAVSGMHYTGMAALSVHLHGGTGGPATGDSPATLLAPMLIGPLAFLCLAGVVVLFDPLMVMGKPDWPRPENKPGVPAHVPVHHQGGRFPLSARRRPTGRRTRTPQGH, encoded by the coding sequence ATGCAAGGCACGGTCGACGGATTCAGCTATGGCCTCGTCACCCCGCTGGTGGCCTATCTCATGGCCTGCCTCGGCGGTGCCCTCGGCCTGCGGTGCACCACCAGATCCATGCTCGTGGCCGGATCGTGGCGCTCCGGCTGGCTCGCCCTCGGCTCGGCGGCCATCGGCTCCGGCATCTGGACCATGCACTTCGTGGCGATGATGGGGTTCACGGTCGAGGAGGCGCCGATCCACTACGACAAGCCGATCACGTACGCCAGCCTGGGCGTCGCCATCGTCATGGTCGGCATCGGGATCTTCATCGTCGGCTACCGCGGCGCCACCGGAACCGCCCTGTTCACCGGCGGCACCATCACGGGCCTGGGGATCGCCTCGATGCACTACCTGGGCATGGCCGGGATGCGGCTGAACGGGCAGCTGGAGTACAACACCCTCACCGTCGCCGCGTCCGTCGTCATAGCGATGGCCGCCGCCACGGCGGCCCTCTGGGCGGCCGGACAGGTCCGGGGGTTCCTGTGGAGCATCGGCGCCAGCCTCGTCATGGGCCTCGCCGTCAGCGGCATGCACTACACCGGCATGGCCGCCCTCAGCGTGCACCTGCACGGAGGCACCGGCGGACCGGCCACGGGCGACTCGCCCGCCACCCTGCTCGCCCCCATGCTGATCGGCCCGCTGGCCTTCCTGTGCCTCGCGGGCGTCGTCGTGCTGTTCGACCCGCTGATGGTCATGGGCAAGCCCGACTGGCCCCGCCCGGAGAACAAGCCGGGCGTCCCGGCCCACGTCCCCGTCCACCACCAGGGCGGCCGCTTCCCGCTGAGCGCCCGCCGCCGCCCGACCGGCCGCCGCACCCGCACCCCGCAGGGCCACTGA
- the uvrB gene encoding excinuclease ABC subunit UvrB encodes MRPVSQIERTVAPFEVVSPYQPSGDQPAAIEELARRIQAGEKDVVLLGATGTGKSATTAWMIEKLQRPTLVMAPNKTLAAQLANEFRELLPNNAVEYFVSYYDYYQPEAYVPQSDTYIEKDSSINEEVERLRHSATNSLLTRRDVVVVASVSCIYGLGTPQEYVDRMVPLRVGDEIDRDQLLRRFVDIQYTRNDLAFTRGTFRVRGDTIEIFPVYEELAVRIEMFGDEIEALSTLHPVTGEIVSDDQQLYVFPASHYVAGPERMERAINDIEKELAERLAELEKQGKLLEAQRLRMRTTYDLEMLRQIGTCSGVENYSMHFDGRLPGSPPNTLLDYFPDDFLLVIDESHVTVPQIGAMYEGDASRKRTLVDHGFRLPSALDNRPLKWEEFQERIGQTVYLSATPGTYELSRADGVVEQIIRPTGLVDPEVVVKPTEGQIDDLVHEIRTRVERDERVLVTTLTKKMAEDLTEYFLELGIQVRYLHSDVDTLRRVELLRELRAGEYDVLVGINLLREGLDLPEVSLVAILDADKEGFLRSGTSLIQTIGRAARNVSGQVHMYADKITPAMERAIDETNRRREKQIAYNKANGIDPQPLRKKINDIVAQIAREEVDTEQLLGSGYRAKKDGRATKAPVPSLAEHSTKGAKAGKAKAAKGKAKETVPTDRPAAELAEQIEELTARMRAAAADLQFEIAARLRDEVSEMKKELRQMKEAGLS; translated from the coding sequence ATGCGGCCCGTTTCCCAGATCGAACGTACGGTGGCGCCCTTCGAGGTCGTCAGCCCCTACCAGCCGAGCGGCGACCAGCCCGCGGCCATCGAAGAGCTCGCCCGACGCATTCAAGCCGGCGAGAAGGACGTCGTGCTGCTCGGCGCGACCGGCACCGGCAAGTCCGCCACCACCGCGTGGATGATCGAGAAGCTTCAGCGCCCCACCCTGGTCATGGCGCCGAACAAGACACTGGCCGCCCAGCTGGCGAACGAGTTCCGCGAACTCCTGCCGAACAACGCCGTCGAGTACTTCGTCTCGTACTACGACTACTACCAGCCGGAGGCGTACGTCCCCCAGTCGGACACCTACATCGAGAAGGACTCCTCGATCAACGAGGAGGTCGAGCGGCTGCGCCACTCCGCGACCAACTCGCTGCTCACCCGCCGCGACGTCGTCGTGGTCGCCTCGGTGTCCTGCATCTACGGCCTCGGCACGCCCCAGGAGTACGTGGACCGCATGGTCCCCCTGCGGGTCGGCGACGAGATCGACCGGGACCAGCTGCTGCGCCGCTTCGTGGACATCCAGTACACGCGCAACGACCTGGCCTTCACCCGGGGCACCTTCCGGGTCCGCGGCGACACCATCGAGATCTTCCCGGTCTACGAGGAGCTGGCCGTCCGCATCGAGATGTTCGGCGACGAGATCGAGGCCCTGTCCACGCTCCACCCGGTCACCGGCGAGATCGTCAGCGACGACCAGCAGCTCTACGTCTTCCCGGCCTCCCACTACGTCGCCGGCCCCGAGCGCATGGAACGGGCGATCAACGACATCGAGAAGGAGCTGGCCGAGCGCCTGGCCGAGCTGGAGAAGCAGGGCAAGCTCCTGGAGGCCCAGCGGCTGCGCATGCGCACCACCTACGACCTGGAGATGCTGCGCCAGATCGGCACCTGTTCCGGCGTCGAGAACTACTCGATGCACTTCGACGGCCGCCTGCCCGGCTCCCCGCCCAACACCCTGCTGGACTACTTCCCGGACGACTTCCTCCTCGTCATCGACGAGTCGCACGTCACCGTCCCGCAGATCGGCGCCATGTACGAGGGCGACGCCTCCCGCAAGCGCACCCTCGTCGACCACGGCTTCCGGCTCCCCTCCGCCCTGGACAACCGCCCCCTGAAGTGGGAGGAGTTCCAGGAGCGCATCGGCCAGACCGTCTACCTCTCCGCCACCCCCGGCACCTACGAGCTGTCCCGCGCGGACGGCGTCGTCGAGCAGATCATCCGCCCGACCGGCCTCGTCGACCCCGAGGTCGTCGTCAAGCCCACCGAGGGCCAGATCGACGACCTGGTGCACGAGATCCGCACCCGCGTGGAGCGCGACGAACGCGTCCTGGTCACCACCCTCACCAAGAAGATGGCCGAGGACCTGACCGAGTACTTCCTGGAACTCGGCATCCAGGTCCGCTACCTGCACAGCGACGTCGACACCCTGCGCCGCGTGGAACTGCTGCGCGAACTGCGCGCCGGTGAGTACGACGTGCTGGTCGGCATCAACCTGCTGCGCGAGGGCCTCGACCTGCCCGAGGTGTCCCTGGTGGCGATCCTCGACGCCGACAAGGAGGGGTTCCTGCGCTCCGGCACCTCCCTGATCCAGACCATCGGCCGCGCGGCGCGCAACGTCTCCGGCCAGGTCCACATGTACGCCGACAAGATCACCCCGGCGATGGAGCGGGCCATCGACGAGACGAACCGCCGCCGCGAGAAGCAGATCGCCTACAACAAGGCGAACGGCATCGACCCGCAGCCGCTGCGCAAGAAGATCAACGACATCGTCGCGCAGATCGCCCGCGAGGAGGTCGACACCGAGCAGCTGCTCGGCAGCGGCTACCGGGCCAAGAAGGACGGCCGCGCCACCAAGGCCCCGGTGCCCTCGCTCGCCGAGCACTCCACCAAGGGCGCGAAGGCCGGCAAGGCCAAGGCGGCCAAGGGCAAGGCCAAGGAGACCGTGCCGACGGACCGCCCGGCGGCCGAACTCGCCGAGCAGATCGAGGAGCTGACCGCCCGGATGCGGGCCGCCGCCGCCGATCTCCAGTTCGAGATCGCGGCCCGGCTGCGCGACGAGGTCTCCGAGATGAAGAAGGAACTGCGCCAGATGAAGGAGGCGGGCCTGTCCTGA
- a CDS encoding ionic transporter y4hA: protein MIARLRSLTHRWTSLVPVLGVILLIFTWGRHLPGPLVALVTLVLAGAVLAAVHHAEVVAHRVGEPFGSLVLAVAVTVIEVALIVTLMADGGDKGSTLARDTVFAAVMITCNGVVGLTLLVASLRHRTAVFNPEGTGAALATVATLATLSLVLPTFTTSKPGPEFSGLQLTFAAISSLVLYGLFVATQTVRHRDYFLPITRQGEVISEDHHADAPSARTAWISLGLLGLALIGVVGLAKGVSPTIESGVAAAGLPHAVVGVIIALLVLLPETIAALRSARRDRVQTSLNLALGSAMASIGLTIPAVALASVWLSGPLVLGLGATHMVLLALTVVVASLTVVPGRATPLQGGVHLVIFAAYLELAINP from the coding sequence ATGATCGCTCGGCTCAGGTCGCTCACGCATCGGTGGACGTCCCTCGTGCCGGTGCTCGGGGTGATCCTGCTGATCTTCACCTGGGGACGTCATCTGCCCGGCCCGCTCGTGGCGCTGGTGACCTTGGTGCTGGCCGGCGCGGTGCTCGCCGCCGTGCACCACGCGGAGGTGGTCGCGCACCGGGTCGGTGAGCCCTTCGGCTCCCTGGTCCTCGCCGTCGCCGTCACGGTCATCGAGGTCGCCCTGATCGTCACCCTGATGGCCGACGGCGGCGACAAGGGCTCCACGCTGGCACGCGACACCGTCTTCGCCGCCGTGATGATCACCTGCAACGGTGTGGTCGGCCTGACGCTCCTGGTCGCCTCCCTGCGCCACCGCACGGCCGTCTTCAACCCCGAGGGCACCGGCGCGGCCCTCGCCACGGTCGCCACCCTGGCCACCCTCAGCCTGGTGCTGCCGACCTTCACCACCAGCAAGCCCGGCCCGGAGTTCTCCGGGCTGCAGCTCACCTTCGCCGCGATCTCCTCCCTCGTGCTGTACGGCCTGTTCGTGGCGACCCAGACGGTCAGGCACCGCGACTACTTCCTTCCGATCACCCGGCAGGGCGAGGTGATAAGCGAGGACCACCACGCCGACGCGCCGTCCGCGCGCACCGCCTGGATCAGCCTGGGCCTGCTCGGCCTCGCCCTGATCGGCGTGGTCGGCCTGGCCAAGGGAGTGTCGCCGACCATCGAGTCCGGCGTGGCGGCGGCGGGATTGCCGCACGCCGTGGTCGGCGTCATCATCGCCCTGCTGGTGCTGCTCCCGGAGACCATCGCCGCCCTGCGCTCCGCCCGCCGCGACCGGGTGCAGACCAGTCTGAACCTGGCCCTCGGCTCCGCCATGGCCAGCATCGGACTGACCATCCCCGCCGTCGCCCTGGCCTCCGTCTGGCTGTCCGGGCCCCTCGTCCTCGGGCTCGGCGCCACGCACATGGTGCTGCTCGCCCTGACGGTCGTCGTGGCCTCGCTGACGGTCGTGCCCGGCCGCGCCACCCCGCTCCAGGGCGGCGTCCACCTGGTGATCTTCGCGGCGTATCTGGAGCTGGCGATCAATCCATGA
- a CDS encoding TerC/Alx family metal homeostasis membrane protein codes for MEVSVTLWVLTVVGLAALIAVDFFIGRKPHDVSIKEAGIWTVVWIVLAGLFGLGLLVFGGGQPAGEFFAGFITEKSLSVDNLFVFVLIMAKFAVPSQYQQRVLLIGVLIALVLRAVFIAAGAAIIASFSWVFYLFGAFLIWTAWKLIQEARADEEDEEYEENKLLKAAERRFGVADRYHGTKLWIQENGKRVMTPMLVVMLAIGTTDVLFALDSIPAIFGLTQDPYIVFTANAFALMGLRQLYFLIGGLLKKLVHLSYGLSIILGFIGVKLVLHALHESGVHVPEISIPVSLGVICTVLIVTTITSLMASRKQAAAEAVQAEDKGTPKDSIDA; via the coding sequence GTGGAAGTTTCCGTGACCCTGTGGGTCCTGACGGTCGTGGGCCTCGCCGCCCTGATCGCGGTCGATTTCTTCATCGGCCGCAAGCCCCATGACGTATCCATCAAGGAAGCCGGGATTTGGACCGTCGTCTGGATCGTCCTGGCCGGCCTCTTCGGCCTCGGTCTGCTCGTCTTCGGCGGCGGCCAGCCGGCCGGCGAGTTCTTCGCCGGCTTCATCACCGAGAAGTCGCTGAGCGTCGACAACCTGTTCGTCTTCGTCCTGATCATGGCGAAGTTCGCGGTCCCGTCGCAGTACCAGCAGCGGGTCCTGCTCATCGGCGTCCTGATAGCCCTGGTGCTGCGCGCGGTCTTCATCGCCGCCGGCGCCGCGATCATCGCCAGCTTCTCGTGGGTGTTCTACCTCTTCGGCGCCTTCCTGATCTGGACCGCCTGGAAGCTCATCCAGGAGGCCCGGGCCGACGAGGAGGACGAGGAGTACGAGGAGAACAAGCTCCTGAAGGCCGCCGAGCGCCGCTTCGGCGTCGCGGACCGGTACCACGGCACCAAGCTGTGGATCCAGGAGAACGGCAAGCGCGTCATGACCCCGATGCTGGTCGTGATGCTCGCCATCGGTACCACCGACGTGCTGTTCGCCCTGGACTCCATCCCCGCGATCTTCGGCCTCACGCAGGACCCGTACATCGTGTTCACCGCCAACGCCTTCGCCCTCATGGGTCTGCGGCAGCTGTACTTCCTCATCGGCGGCCTGCTGAAGAAGCTGGTCCACCTCTCGTACGGTCTGTCGATCATCCTGGGCTTCATCGGCGTGAAGCTGGTGCTGCACGCCCTGCACGAGTCCGGCGTCCACGTCCCGGAGATCAGCATCCCGGTCTCCCTCGGCGTGATCTGCACCGTCCTGATCGTCACCACGATCACCAGCCTGATGGCTTCCAGGAAGCAGGCCGCCGCCGAGGCGGTGCAGGCGGAGGACAAGGGGACCCCGAAGGACAGCATCGACGCCTGA